In Nocardia sp. NBC_00403, the DNA window TCCGGCTACTCGAGCAGGAGAACGAAGTGTTGCGCCGGGCCGCGGCCTATTTGTCGCAGGCCAACCTGCCGGGAAAATGATCTACCCGCTCGTCCGTGAGCTGGCCGCCGACGGGATCCCCGTCGCGGTGACGTGCCGGGTCCTGGAAATCGCGCGCCAACCGTACTACCGGTGGCTCGCCGATCCGGTCACCGCTGCCGATCTCCACGAGGCCTATCGGGCCAACGCCTTGTTCAATGCTCACCGCGACGACCCCGAATTCGGGTACCGATTCCTCGCCGACGAGGCCGCCGACGCGGGCCAGCCAATGGCGGCGCGGACCGCGTGGCGGATCTGCTCGACCAACAAATGGTGGAGCAGTTTCGGCAAGAAACGCGGCACCAAGAAGCGCCGATCCGGTCCACCGGTCCATGACGATCTCGTCGAGCGGAACTTCGCCGCTGATGCGCCGAACTTGTTGTGGCTCACCGACATTACCGAACATCACACCAGCGAAGGGAAGCTTTATCTTTGCGCGGTGAAGGACCTGTTCTCCAACCGGATCGTGGGCTACTCGATCGACTCGAGGATGAAAGCGCGCCTCGCCGTTGACGCCCTTGTCTCGGCAGCGGCCCGACGCCATGCCGCAGGTGGGCAAGTCGCTGGCTGCGTTGTTCACAGCGATCGGGGATCACAATTTCGATCCCGAAAGTTCGTCCGTGCGTTGGGAAATCAGGCGATGGTTGGATCAATGGGCAGGGTCGGCGCGTGTGGAGACAATGCCGCGATGGAATCGTTTTTCGCGTTGCTGCAAAAGAACGTCCTCGACCGGCGACCGTGGGCGACCTGTGACGAGCTCAGGATCGCGATCGTCACCTGGATCGAACGGACCTACCATCGGCGTCGACGCCAGACCAGGCTCGGCAAATTGACCCCGGTCGAATACGAGACCATCATGACCACACCAGCTCTTCAAGCTGCCTAACCGCTGTCACCCGATCGTGCAGCAGTCCCTCTTGCGAATTCGTGACTGCCGGAGAGGCATTCACCACAGACACGGCTTGGGGATGCTCCGCTGCTTGCCCGTTTCCAACGCGCGGTCACAGAGAATGTCTGGCACTGTCGTCTTTTCAATGTCACCGTTGGGAGATCATCTGTGGAAATGCCCGGCACACACAGCTCGCCGATCGATGCCGGTGGGCCCCGTTTCTCGCTCCATTCCGAAGCGTTCGCGAGAGATCCACACAGCGCCTACCGCGCTATGCGTAGTAAATACGGCTCCTTGGTGCCGATCGAACTGTCACCGGGCATCCCGGCCACCCTGGTGATCGGATATCGCACCGCCGTAAGGATTCTCAACGATCCGGATCACTTCCCCGCTGATCCGCGCGGCTGGGAGAAGAATGTGCCGAGCGAGTGCCCGATTCTGCCGATGCTGGGATGGCGGCCGAACGCGCTGCGCAGCGCTGGCCTCGACCATCTGCGCTACCGGCAGGCGAACACGGCGGGCATCGCCGAGATCGACGGGCACGCGCTCCACGCCATTGTCGAGAAGCACGCCATCCGGCTGGTGAACACGTTCTGCCAAGACGGTGCCGCTGATTTGATCAGCCAGTACGCGTATCCGCTCGTCTTCGAAGTCCTCAATACGATCCTCGGCTGCACACCAGAGATCGGGCGGAAGGTCGCCACCGGCATGGCCGCGATCTTCGAGGGCATCAACGCGGCCGAGGGCGAGGCGATGCTCATCGAAGGCCTGCTGGAATTGGTCCGCTTGAAGCGACAAGAACCCGGCAGCGACGTCACCACGCGGCTGATCGAGGATCCAGCCGCGCTCGATGACGAGGAAATGATCCACCAACTGGTCACTCTCTACGGCGCGGGTATCGAGCCACAGCTGAATTTGATCGTCAACACGCTGCTGCTGATGATGACCGACGACCGGTTCGCGGACAGTGTGCACGGTGGCACACTGTCCACTCGTGACGCCCTCGATGAGGTCCTGTTCACCGACCCGCCGTTGGCGAATTACTGCGTGTCCTACCCCCGCCAGCCGATCCTGATCGACGGAGTGTGGCTGCCCGCGAACCAGCCGGTCGTGATCAGCATGGCCGGCTGCAACAACGATCCGGACGTCGGCAGCAGCGGTGAATACACCGATAATCGCTCGCATCTGGCGTGGGGTCTCGGGCCGCATGCCTGTCCCGCGAGGTCGATCGCATACCTGATCGTGCAGGAGGCCATCGACCAATTGCTCGACGCGCTCCCTGAACTGCGACTGGCTGGCGCCGCCGAAGACCTGGCGTGGCGACCAGGACCCTTCCATCGGGCACTGGCCGCACTGCCCGTCGTCTTCCCTGGATCGTCACCGTTGCCGTTGCCGTTGCCGTTGTTCTAAGGAGATAACGATGGACCAACAATTGATCGTCCTCGACCCGACAGGGACTGACATCCAAGGGGAGTCCGCGCGCATCCGAGCGCATGGACCTGCCGTCTTGGTTGAGCTGCCCGGCGGTGTCAAAGCGTGGTCGGCTACCGATCCCGATCTGCTCACGAACCTGCTTATCGACAAGAGGGTGTCCAAGGACGCCCGCCAGCATTGGCCAGCACTCATCAATGGTGAAGTACCGCAGACCTGGTCGCTTCTTCTGTGGGTGGTAGCGGACAACATGTTCACCGCGTATGGCCCCGACCATAAGCGATTGCGCAAACTGGTCGCACCCGCGTTCACCGATCGCCGCACCAAAGCGATGCGTCCGCTCATCGACCGCATCACCTCGAACCTGCTGGACAAGCTCGAACAGACCCCCGCAGGTAAGGCGGTCGACCTGCGTGAGAGTTTCGCCTATCCGCTGCCGATCCAGGTCATCAGCGAGCTGATGGGTGTTCCGGAGTCGCTGAACAGCGGCCTGCGCGCGTGTGTCGACGGAATCTTCGACACTTCGCTCGGCCCAGAGGAATCGCACGCCAATTACATGGAGATGTACCGGATTCTCGGTGAGCTGGTCGAGTTCCGTCGTGACAAACCCGGCGATGACATGACGAGCCTGCTGATCTCGCACGTGGACGAGGAGGACGGCTCGCGGCTCACCGAGCAGGAACTCATCGACACGCTGCTGCTTGTCATCAGCGCCGGCCACGAGACGACGGTCAATCTGCTCGACCAGGCCATCTTCGCGTTGCTGACCCACCCCGAGCAACTCGCCGCGGTAGTAGAGGGCCGGGCGGCTTGGTCGGACGTCGTCGAGGAATCATTGCGGTTCCAAGCCCCGGTAGCGCACCTGCCGCTGCGATTCGCCGTGGACGACATCGACATCGACGACGTCCATATCTCCAAGGGCGATGCAATCCTCGCCTCCTACGCCGGTGCGAACCGTCACCCGAAGTTGCACGGTGACGCCGCGGACAACTTCGACGTCACCCGAGCCTCCAAGGAGCACTTGTCCTTCGGCTACGGCGCCCACCACTGCTTGGGTGCCCCGCTTGCCCGGCTGGAGGCCATCGTCTCGCTGCCCGCCATCTTCGAGCGCTTTCCGAACATGCGGCTGGCCGTGGACCCGTCGGAGTTGAATACCGTGAACAGCTTCATCTCGAACGGACATGAAACACTGCCGGTATACCTGACAAGCGAATAGACAGCCCTGCTGACCTGTCCGTGTTCGCGACTCCATCGCGACACGGACACCAAGCGGCAACTTGTATCTGCACGCGATTCGTGGCGTGAATTAGTTTGTCCCCTTGCGATTACCGGGCACGCGCCCTGACAGTACTTCCGCGGGCAGCTTGCCGTGCAATGCCGGAACCTGGTTGTTCTGGACATCGAATGGCCAGGCTTCGCGACGTCCTCCGTACAGGAGTTCTTACGGCACTGGGGCCATGGGTTCCGGTCGTCGACTCGCCGCGCCACCGGAGCAGCTTGCCGAAGGGCGTGTCAACTGACCCAGCGGTCGTAGTTCCGCCGGAGGGAGCCGAGGGCGTAGTGGCCGAAGGTTTCCGCGAGGTCTTCTATCGGGTGGAGCCATCCGTATGTGCCGTCGGTGCGGTGCAGGTAGCAGTCGTTGCTGTCGTTGCGGTGGTATGTCCACGCCAGATCGGTGGCGCAACGCACGGTTTCGCCGTAATACCACACCGCTCCGTTCAGGAACTCGGCATTTGCCGGGTTTTCCAGCAGGTCCTCCGGAGTGGGCGTGACCTGTCGGATCATCGACTCCAACACGTCGAGCGAGTCAGGTGAGAAGTCGGAGCCGAGTTGTGCGCCATAACGCTGCTGCCATTCCGGAAATTGCTGTGCCCGTGCGGTTGTCCAGGCGGCCGCGTAGTCGTCGTCGGACTGCTTGCGCCGGGATTTCTTGCGGTTCCTGCGGCGGATGGCGTCCTCGGTGCGCTGGCGGACGGCCGCGGTGACCCAGTGGTCGAAGTTGTCGCGCAGGTCGCTGCGTAGATCGCCGAAGCCTCCGTCGTTTCGGCGTTCCACCAGCCTGCGCAGGTCGTGAACTACGAAAACGCCCAGAGGGTAGCCGCTTTCGCGCTCCAGCGTGCTCACGTCCAGGCCGTTGTAGCAGCGCCCATCCGCATCGAGGTTGTCGTGGTGTTGCCATTCGGACGGCTTGCCACGGCGTAGGACCTCGCCGTAGTACCAGGCGGCGCCCTCGACGAATTCAGCGTGCTGGGGGTCCTGGAACTGGTTCGGGGTCGGGAGTACCTCGAACACGACCTCGGCGAGGTCGATGAGCGAGTCGCGGGAGAAGTCCCAGGTTCGTCCCGCGCCGTAGCGCGCGGTCCAGGCGGGAAAGTCGTGCTCACGTGCGGCACACCAGGATTCGACGACTGTCGGTGCAGGGGGCGAGTCCAGGCCGGGAGTGGGCGCTTTCGTCGGATACCAGTTCGGGTCTTTCGCCGCCTGCTCGCGCGTGTACTGTTCTCGAGCCTCGTACGCGCGGGTGAGCGCGCCCGGGTCCTGCCACCGGCACGCCACCCGGACCAGGTCGATCGGTGAGACGTCGTCCGATATGAAGTTGTAGCCCCTGACGATGGGGCGGCCGAGTGACACGTTGCTCGGTGTGTCGTCAAGGGTCCAGCAGCCGCCCCCGGCTCGCAGCAGCGCCTCGCCGACATAGGCGGCGATGTTCTCGACCAGATCCTGCTGCGGATCTGGGCCTGCCGCACGGCAGAGCCTTTCGAGCAGGCGTAGCGAATCCGCCGAATAATCGAGGGTGATGTGAGGCGCGGCGGCGGCGAGGGCGTCGATACGTCCGGCGATCGACTCGACCCAAGTGTGCAGCGGGGTCTGCCAGGCCGTACCGGCCCACCGGTACTCGGGCTTCGGCCGGTCCGCGGCGACGAACGATGTCGTCCAGTATCCGAACGCATTGTGCAGCTGCACGGGGTTGCCGTCTCGGACCGCGAGCCACAGGTCGACTCTCGGTGCGGACGACCATTCGTCGTCGGGGTGCTTCCGCACGCGGAAGTACTGGTCGCCGTGCGGGGCAATCCACTGGCCAGGTTCCGCGCGACGCAGCGTCTCGCCGAGGTACCACGTTGCGCCGTCCACGAAGTCGGTATTGCCCGGGTCGTCGAGTTGTTCGGGCGTCGGCGTCACCCGAAATAGCGCGGCCGCGAGGGCATCGATGGTCGGCGGCGAAAAGTCCCACGTGCCGCCTGCTCCGTAGGCAGCGACCCATTGCGGAAGCCGCTGCTCGCGCTCGGCCAGCCAGGCCGAGAGCCGGTTTGCGTCGGAAACCTTTGGGAGGCGGTCCAACCGCCAGGTGAATTCCTTGTCAGGCCGCCAATCAGGGTGCACCGCAGCGAATTCGAGTACCGCCTGCTCCCACTCGGCGTATTTCTCGACGATCGCAACACCGCCGGAGCCCACCAGCTTCCTCGGCGCCACCGGGGTCAGCCCGAGCTCTTCGGAGGGGCAGGCGAGCGGCTGTCCGAAGGTGTCGCTGTCCGGCGCGTCATCCCATCCCCAGCGGCCGCCCGCGAGCTTCAGCAGGGTCTGGCCGATGTAGGCAGCCGCGGCGGCGTCGAAACCGGGCGTCTCGTCGTAGTCGTAGAGCACGTCACCGAGCAACTCCAGCGACTCCAGCGTATGGTCGAGCACCACGTCGTCCGGGACGATGTCATCCATCAGGTCATAGGTGATGGACAACCCCTCGATCCACCGCACGAGGCTTTCGTGTTCGCCGAACATGCAAAGATCCTTCCGCCGCTCGACGGCATTCTCGCTCGACGCCATGGTTGCTCGGCACAATAATTCCCAAGACTGAGAATGAGCCGTCCGGTCGAGGTCGCTTTGTCGGCTGGACCGACGGGGTGCTCGGTCCACACTGCCGGGGTGAGTGTAACGAGGCGAGCCCTCCAGTGCGCACGAACCGTGCTGTCCCGGTTGAGGATTCGTGACCAGTCGGCAGCCATCGAGGCAGGCGCGATCGTCGCCATGATCGAGATCGATAGTGACCATCGGCGGCTCGGCAGCAGGAAATCCCTGCGGGCCCACCGTCGATGAACATCATCGCGTCG includes these proteins:
- a CDS encoding IS3 family transposase (programmed frameshift), whose translation is MPKPYPKEFRDDVVRVARNREPGHKLKQIAADFGISESCLAGWIKQADIEDGIKTGTTNEQSADNAELRKRIRLLEQENEVLRRAAAYLSQANLPKMIYPLVRELAADGIPVAVTCRVLEIARQPYYRWLADPVTAADLHEAYRANALFNAHRDDPEFGYRFLADEAADAGQPMAARTAWRICSTNKWWSSFGKKRGTKKRRSGPPVHDDLVERNFAADAPNLLWLTDITEHHTSEGKLYLCAVKDLFSNRIVGYSIDSRMKARLAVDALVSAAARRHAAGGQVAGCVVHSDRGSQFRSRKFVRALGNQAMVGSMGRVGACGDNAAMESFFALLQKNVLDRRPWATCDELRIAIVTWIERTYHRRRRQTRLGKLTPVEYETIMTTPALQAA
- a CDS encoding cytochrome P450, which codes for MPGTHSSPIDAGGPRFSLHSEAFARDPHSAYRAMRSKYGSLVPIELSPGIPATLVIGYRTAVRILNDPDHFPADPRGWEKNVPSECPILPMLGWRPNALRSAGLDHLRYRQANTAGIAEIDGHALHAIVEKHAIRLVNTFCQDGAADLISQYAYPLVFEVLNTILGCTPEIGRKVATGMAAIFEGINAAEGEAMLIEGLLELVRLKRQEPGSDVTTRLIEDPAALDDEEMIHQLVTLYGAGIEPQLNLIVNTLLLMMTDDRFADSVHGGTLSTRDALDEVLFTDPPLANYCVSYPRQPILIDGVWLPANQPVVISMAGCNNDPDVGSSGEYTDNRSHLAWGLGPHACPARSIAYLIVQEAIDQLLDALPELRLAGAAEDLAWRPGPFHRALAALPVVFPGSSPLPLPLPLF
- a CDS encoding cytochrome P450 family protein, yielding MDQQLIVLDPTGTDIQGESARIRAHGPAVLVELPGGVKAWSATDPDLLTNLLIDKRVSKDARQHWPALINGEVPQTWSLLLWVVADNMFTAYGPDHKRLRKLVAPAFTDRRTKAMRPLIDRITSNLLDKLEQTPAGKAVDLRESFAYPLPIQVISELMGVPESLNSGLRACVDGIFDTSLGPEESHANYMEMYRILGELVEFRRDKPGDDMTSLLISHVDEEDGSRLTEQELIDTLLLVISAGHETTVNLLDQAIFALLTHPEQLAAVVEGRAAWSDVVEESLRFQAPVAHLPLRFAVDDIDIDDVHISKGDAILASYAGANRHPKLHGDAADNFDVTRASKEHLSFGYGAHHCLGAPLARLEAIVSLPAIFERFPNMRLAVDPSELNTVNSFISNGHETLPVYLTSE